The genomic DNA ggaaatgtgatgtgaacaaacaggaagaagaactTTCAGGTAAGAACctgtttcctttaaaaaatctgtttttctgtcgaTCTGTCATCTCATTGGCCGAGTACAAACAGGAAGTACTAATATAAACAGGTACAAGGATTTGGTGCTcaggtgtcagtgtgtggtcTGTGGACCAGAACCGGTGCAGCCGGACCCACCAGGTCACGATTTCACCGTGATGTGTCGGTCACTGTTCATGCAGGAAGACACATAACAGGCAGCCAATGACAGCACAGGACAGTGGTTCAACAGACTTGGACAGGATCTGGCTCCACAGTGGTTCATGtcgtggtgatgatggtggaccCTGTGGACTTAAAGAAGAACCGTTTGCATGCCAACTGACAGAATCTGACCCTGGTCTGGACCCAGCGTGGACCCGGTCTAAACTGGGTCTGAATCCAGTCTGGACCTCGTTTTCAACAGACAACAGCAGATGAAAATCTATGGAGTCTGAACATGTCCATGTCCAGTTCAAAGAGGTTGTtctatcaatcaatcaatcaatcaatcaccaAATAAGCTATTTCTTTATATTAATGTGAATGAACGgatgaacagatgaacagatgaactgatgaatGGATGAACAGATGAACGGATGAACGGATGAACTGATGAATGATGAacagatgaactgatgaatggatgaatggatgaacgGATGAACGGATGAACTGATGAATAGATGAACTGATGAACGGATGAACGGATGAACTGATGAacagatgaactgatgaatggatgaatggatgaatggatgaacgGATGAACGGATGAACTGATGAATAGATGAATAgatgaactgatgaactgatgaacGGATGAACGGATGAACTGATGAacagatgaactgatgaatGGATGAACTGATGAATGGATGAACAGATGAACGGATGAACTGATGAACGGATGAACAgatgaactgatgaactgatgaatggATGAACAGATGAACGGATGAATAGATGAacagatgaactgatgaatggatgaacagatgaactgatgaactgatgaatggATGAACAGATGAACGGATGAATAGATTAACATTTTCGTAAAGAGTAACTgaaacttttcttcttctttttcttctctcgtcTGTCAGTAGAAAATGTCTGACGACATAAAAGAAGAAGTTACCTGTCAGCcccttccacctcctccctcctctgttgctGTGGACAcgatgaggaggaggcaggaccTGGCGTGCATTGTGTGCTTCGGGAGCTATGACCTGGTGACGCGGTTGCCGCGGCGCCTGCACTGTGGCCACGCCTTCTGCCAGGTGTGTCTGAAGAGACTGGACACAGTCATCAATGAACAGGTAACTGATGATATCATCAACACTCACCTGAGCTGCTGGAGTCATGTGACATGTTCACACCTGATGAACTCTGTCCTCCCTCCGCTCAGCTGTGGATCCCGTGTCCTCAGTGTCGACAGCACACGCCTCGGCCCaaaggaggagcagcaggtctGGACCTGGACTTGGCCTCCTTCCTGGGGGTGAAAGCTCAGCAGACGCTGGGCCTTCACCCCCGAAGGGAGGGGGCACCGGCCAGAGACCTGACCCAGGATGGGAAGCTTTGGCTTGGGAAGGAGGTCCCTGATGACGGCTGGTCACATGGCGGTCTGGCTGAGCCACGCTTCCATCGCTATGGTAACTGTTGCCCGCTGCCGTCCTATTGGCTGTGCTGCTGGTTTTGCTGCCCAGGGCGGGGCTAGGACTGACCAATGAGTGTGCTCTAACTGATaatgtcaaatataaataaacatgtaacgAGTTCCTTCTTTTCATCTTGTAATTAAAACATCTTAAACTTTATCATGTTAAttattacatcatcatcatcatgttaataaatgttattacattaaaatatattgataTTGTTATTGAGATGGAAAAAGGACAAAGCtgctgagaaagaaaagatttatttataattacatattttacaaaagaaaagaagcatcCAGGTGTTAATGACATCATTTCACTGGTTTTGGACCAATCACATACACCCTGTTGGGTTTCTACCAATCAGCTGCTCTGGTTTGTGTCAAGCCAGCTGCAGAGTTTCATTGGACAGACTAGACTAAAAATGATTTAGTCTTTTTCAGTTTCTGGGCgatcaacagagagagagagagagagagagagagagagagagagagagagagagagagagagagagagagagagagagagagaggggtttgGCATTTCCCCGCCGTGAGGCACAAGGCATTATGGGAGTTATCTTTGTTTCCCTCCACAGCTTCTTTGTTACAGAGAAAATTACCCACAATGCCATTAGCTCTTTAAATGTGTCCGATGAGTTTCCAGTAGTTCCTCATCATTAGGCTCCTCCCCCTCAGTCTGCAgctaagccaatcagaggctgcCAAGTGCCTCTCCCACTCTGATTCGCTGTCCCGGCTGCAGGTTAAAGCGAAAGTCTTTCGGTGCTTCGAACAGCAGAACAATGGTGGAGCCGAGGTTAAACTCCCCCACCGCTGCCCCCTTCTGCAAGGCCACGCCCCCTTCATCACCCACATTCAAAACCTGGTCGCCGACGGCAACGTAGCTGCGGTCATGGAAAGATCCTTTACTGTAGCGAGGAGCGTTGGTCTGAAGCTCCTAAGGAAACGTTcatgtaaacagaaacaactttcagtttaatgttcagtgacagaaaacataaaaaaaatctgaaaataaatatagaaacataatgtaataaaataaaaacatctcaccTGGTCAAAGTAAACTCTGATCGAACCAACGTTTGTGGCTCCGACTGCTGTTAAAGAGAAGAAGCCATGCTGCCATTGGCCAGTGAGCGCCACACGCTCGTTAAGGCAGAAGAGCTCTTTGACCAAACGAGCCACGCCTGGGTTAACCGACATTAATGAGCCTAgcgaagacagagagacagagagagcaatgAAGAACAGGTAGAGAGCAGGCATCAGAGGGCAAACTGGTGAACATACTCTCACCTGGAAAGTGACGTCGAAGCTCCACCCTCCAGTCTGTGGGCGAATGGAAACAGTGATAGTCACCTGGAGCCAGGTAGACTACGACATGGAACAGGTCGTTATCAGAAGATGACAGGAGGAGGTCCCGGAAGGACAACGACGAGTCTAAGGACAGAAAAACCGACATGAGGACAGACCAAGTCCTCAACCAAGACCAACGAGTCTTTAACCAAGACCAGTGAGTCCTAAACCAAGACCAACGAGTCTTAAATTAAGACTAGGTAGGTTTTATAATTGGTTTGTTATATTCTGTGTTCTGGGTGGACTGGATGTTCTGGGTGGACTTGGTGTGACCATACCGCTGCCTAGTCTCTTCTGTGGACCCAGGAAGTTCTCAAGACTGTAGGTGACCCCcttcacctgctccacctcagAGTTCTTCACCTGACCAAAATGGAGGATCCTCCCATCAGCTGGAGAgatctgacagacagagacaccgaTTAGAAACTGAAAGCAAAGTTTAGTTTACACCtccaggaggagaagaagacagttACCAGACAGGAGGAGGCGCAGAGCGGTCTGACTGCAGGTTTAAGACGACGACGAAAAAATTCACCCAGATTCCTGTAGTGATGTAAATCCTCCACCGCTGCTTCCTATTGGAcgacacagagaggcagaaatacatcacacacacacacacacacacacacacacacacacacacacatacatatgtctGTCCTTACCTGCATGTTGACCCCAAAGGTCCAGATGTAGAGGGAGTAGACAGGTTTTCGGAGCCAGGTGGGGAGCTCCACCCCGTTCAGGCGACCCCAGGCCCGAGAGAGGAGGCGAGTTGGAAAGGAGCGGTACAGTGCCACCTGCAGAACCAAACAGGAAACTGTatgttaaatattgtttttttttttttccttttttaaatatttttttgttggcctttctaagctttatttgatagagacagctgaagagacaggaatgtgcggagagagagagacatgacaTGCCACAGGTTAGATTCGAACCCTCGGCTTCCACAGCGAGGACCGAGCCTTCACACAcgggcggctgctctaccaactgagctgaacACCACCCCACATGTTAAATATTGTTATCTGGGTTTATAGAAGAATGGCTGTTGGGGTCTCTCAGGGTTCAGGTCTTGTGTGCTCCACCTAAAGCTGGGCCAGTGATTGTGGTCTTGTGAGATGAAGGGTCCCTTAACCATGACATCAGCGtgactttcacaataaaattaCGACTCAATATTTTAGCTGTTTTGGTGACAAAAATCTCTTCAGCagtttttattctaaaaaaacTGAACCAGACAGGAAGACGCTAAAATACTCAGTGctgcaccatcatcatcattgtaaagaaaagaagacaaaatcaAGATATACATATATGGTCAGTCCCCTCCCTCCCCATTTCCCTCTGTCCAATCAGAAACCAGCCAGCAGCCGCTCTTACCCGTTTGGCCAGCGGCTGCAGAGTGCTGACGGACAGGACATAGCAGAGGAAGGTGATTGGTCGATGGCGCCAAGGGGCAGGGCGACACACGCCACcactgagcatgctcagacGGCGACGGAGGGCCAAACGAGGCATCTGAAGCCTGATTATGATAATAAGATGCAAtaagagtgtgagagaggacaagaaggagggacggagacagaaagaaaaagaaaagagaaataaacaaaggaaaaacagaaaaaccacAGACAGTAACGCCgaagaataaaactttaaaaaagaacCATAAACAGCTGacatccacttcctgtctgtccgtcctgaaAAACGCCCCCCCTCTTTCATTCTGTTCACTGTGGACCAAATCAGGTTCTAATGAGAACAGGTAACGGTCCCGAACCGATGTCACACGCATCACACTGTCATATGACCAGGACATCTTGTGGTGGTACTACAgatgtttggtttgtgttgagACATAAACACTCTTTAATCTGTGGAAGTTCAGATTAGTTTGAGGTCACATGACCGATGACCTTCcatgtcacaaaacaaacaggtgagaaaaaacaaatggcggtaaagagacagagtggatgaatgaaaacaaaggtAGACAGGTGTGGAGGGGTGGTGCTTGTGTGTGGAAGGGGCGTTGCTTGTATATGTGGAGGAAGGTAGGAAGAGGAGTGGATACTAACACAGCTAGGCCACAGTAGAGCTCATGCTGATATATACTTCACAGATCTATTAGACCACAGATGCCCTAAATTAACAGCATTagtaataaaaatcattttcatgtttctgtaaatgttaACATCAGTATGTAGAAGCTCTTTaaccaaaatgatatttttaatacCAACATATAATTGTTATTGTTATCCATAAATATTCACAGACAGTTTCTCTGTACAGGCGTACAGTATAAAACACATTATGGTTTGTTTAGCACAAAATTCATACTTTCTCTGTTTGATGTCTTCAGAGTTTATACAATgaataaaactcaaataaaaacactgaaggaggtgtgtttgtgtgtacaccATGTAcatgttatatactgtatgttgtgtatATGATGTAGGCTGCTTGAACAGTGTTAACTGGGTTAGCAGGTTAGTACAGGATCAACTGGAAAGACGCTAAGCTAATAGCTGAAATAGCTGACCTGCagaaaaaccacacacacacacacacacacacacacacacacacacacacacacacacacacacctcctgcaACACTAATACCTATATCTCTCTCTAAGGGTACAGAccaatggtaaaaaaaaagacctacTAAAGGGCACCAACCGGGACCAAcaaagaccaacagagaccaacaTAGAGGACCAAcaaagaccaacagagacaaacagggacCAACGCAGTCCAACGTAGACCAACAGGGACCTACAAAGaccaacaaagacaaacatagaCAACCAACAAAGACCAACAGGGACCAACAGGGACCAACAAAGACCAACAGAgataaacagagacaaacatagACCAACAGGGACCAACGAAGACCAACATAGAGgaccaacagagacaaacatagACCAACAGGGACCAACAAAGACCAACATAGAGGActaacagagacaaacaaagaccaacagagacaaacatagACCAACAGGGACCAACAAAGACCAACATAGAGgaccaacagagacaaacaaagaccaacagagacaaacatagaccaacagagaccaacaaAGACCAACATAGAGgaccaacagagacaaacatagACCAACAGGGACCAACAAAGACCAAaaagagaccaacagagacaaacagggaccagcagagacaaacagggaCCAACACAGACCAAcaaagaccaacagagacaaacatagACGAACAGGGACCTACAAAGACCAACAGGGAGCAAcaaagaccaacagagacaaacagggaccaacagagacaaacagggacCAACACAGACCAAcaaagaccaacagagacaaacatagACCAACAGGGACCAACACAGACCAACAGGAaccaacagagaccaacagGAACCAACATGGAACAACAGAGACCAATAGGGACCAACAGGGACCAACGGAGACCAGCAGGGACCAACAGAGACCGACAGAGGTGGTGTGCTGCTTTTCGCTGGATCTATTTGTAAAATTTTGTTCCTATTTGTcgcttcagtgtttttatctgctATGTGACAACGGGGTCATGAAGTGTTTCTGATTCttcataattttgttttaaagttaaattttttttctcccacctgAATCGTGCTGTCGTTCTCAtcctcacccctcctcttcctccacctacaccttctcttcctcctccatctctttcactctctttctctctgtcagtcacGTGACACCGCCGCCTCACCTGCCGCAGCAGGTTACGCTGCCGACGCTCGGCACTGTCGCCTCGGCAACGAGATAAGAACCTCACCATGAATTGGTGGTCGCTGATGACGACGGTTGATGacacatgctgatgtttaaatCACACAACaggtgagagaagaagaaacaggtgAGTGTAttcacagagagaagagaggaagagacaggtAAGTGTattcacagagagaagaagaaacaggtgAGTGTGTTCACTCAGAAATGGAGGTGTTAATACTGAAGCACACCACCCAGTTACTGATTAACCAATCAGATGATGAGATCAATGAACAGACCAATCAGGAGGCAGATGGTCAGTAAGGAGAGGGGGCGGGGCCTGACTGAGTTGTTGATGTGTCAGTGCAGCGGGCGGAGTGACTggtcagtgtgacatcaccaGGGTGACATCACTGTCACCTTTCACCCAGTGACCcaagctaatgctaaatgcATTCAGGTACAGGACTTAGTGTAGGTCAACACACATACTAGATATATACATGATGCATTCAGGTGCAGTACTGAGTGTAGGTCAACACAGactatagatatatacatgatgtgttcaggtgcagTACTGACTGTAGGTCAGCACACTGACTTTAGATATATacatgatgcgttcaggtgcaGTACTGAGTGTAGGTCAACACAAactatagatatatacatgATGCGTTCAGGTTCAGTACTGAGTGTAGGTCAGCAAactatagatatatacatgATGCGTTCAAGTGCAGCACTGAGTGTAGGTTTAACACAGactatagatatatacatgATGCGTTCAGGTACAGGACTGAGTGAAGGTCAGCACACAGactatagatatatacatgatgtgttcaggtgcagTACTGAGCATAGGTCAGCAcattatagatatatacatgatgcgttcaggtgcaGCACTGAGTGTAGGTCAACACAGactatagatatatacatgatgcgttcaggtgcaGTACTGAGTGTAGGTCAACACAGactatagatatatacatgATGCGTTCAAGTGCAGCACTGAGTGTAGGTTTAACAGactatagatatatacatgATGCGTTCAAGTGCAGCACTGAGTGTAGGTTTAACACAGactatagatatatatgatgcgttcaggtgcaGTACTGAGTGTAGGTCAACTCAGactatagatatatacatgACGCGTTCATGTGCAGGACTGAGTGTAGGTCAACTCAGactatagatatatacataaTGTGTTCAAGTGCAGCACTGAGTGTAGGTCAACAGactatagatatatacatgATATGTTCAGGTGCAAAAAAAAGAGCTTCATCTTACCTGTGTGGGAGTGGCAATAGGGGGTGGGGCTCCATCCTCCTGTGGGCCCCTCTGCCTGTAGTGCTGGTAACCAAGGTAACCACCCCCTGTCACTACCAGGAGGGGGAAAGGCCGGAAGCGGGGCAGCGGGCCACGACCTGAAGCGAGACACAGAGAGCTGACACAGAATTCTCCTGGTTCAGTTTGATCTGCTGGTTCTGTGAGCTGTTCTACTGAGCGTAGGTCAACACACAGactatagatatatacatgatgtgttcaggtacaGGACTGAGCGTAGGTCAACACACTGACTATAGATATATGCatgatgtgttcaggtacaGGACTGAGCGTAGGTCAACACACTGactatagatatatacatatgtTCAGGTACAGGACTGAGCGTAGGTCAACACACTGACTATAGATACATACatgatgtgttcaggtacaGGACTGAGTGTAGGTCAGCAAACTGACTACAGATATATACATTATGTGTTCAGGTGCAGTACTGAGCGTAGGTCAACACACTGACTATACatgatgtgttcaggtacaGGACTGAGTGTAGGTCAGCAAACTGACTACAGATATATACatgatgtgttcaggtacaGGACTGAGCGTAGGTCAACACACTGactatagatatatacatgATGCATTCAGGTGCAGTACTGAGCGTAGGTCAACACACTGACTATACatgatgtgttcaggtacaGGACTGAGTGTAGGTCAGCAAACTGACTACAGATATATacatgatgcgttcaggtgcaGTACTGAGCGTAGGTCAACACACTGACTAAAGATATATACATGCTGCGTTCATGTGCAGTACTGAGTGTAGTTCTACTCATTCTGCTGGTTCTCTGGGTTCTCTGGGTTCGTAAATGCAGGTTCTGAAGGTTCAGACAGACTCACCTGTGTTCAGGCCTCGCTGTCGGACGCAGCTCCAAGAAGAaagtctgaaaaacaacaatgttcACAATGACATCACATCGACACCTGAACACGAGCTGAGCTCTGTATGTCTAGACcaatcagcagcctctgatgacAGGAAGTCTTTGACCATATTTAGAGGAGgaagtacatccaacatggcggtgTCCAGCAGCAGACCCTGGACGAACAggtttctctctcacacactcacacacacacacactctcacacacactctctctctcacacacactctctctcacacacacactctctctcacacacacacactctctcacacacactcacacacacacacactctctctctcacacacactctctctctcacacacacactctctcacacacacacacactctctctcacacactcactcacacactcacacacacacacactcacacacactctctctcacacacaaactcacacacacacacacactcactcactcactcacacacacacacacacacacacacacacactca from Larimichthys crocea isolate SSNF chromosome IX, L_crocea_2.0, whole genome shotgun sequence includes the following:
- the rnf224 gene encoding RING finger protein 224 codes for the protein MRRRQDLACIVCFGSYDLVTRLPRRLHCGHAFCQVCLKRLDTVINEQLWIPCPQCRQHTPRPKGGAAGLDLDLASFLGVKAQQTLGLHPRREGAPARDLTQDGKLWLGKEVPDDGWSHGGLAEPRFHRYGNCCPLPSYWLCCWFCCPGRG
- the pisd gene encoding phosphatidylserine decarboxylase proenzyme, mitochondrial, whose protein sequence is MLDVLPPLNMVKDFLLSSWSCVRQRGLNTGRGPLPRFRPFPLLVVTGGGYLGYQHYRQRGPQEDGAPPPIATPTQVALYRSFPTRLLSRAWGRLNGVELPTWLRKPVYSLYIWTFGVNMQEAAVEDLHHYRNLGEFFRRRLKPAVRPLCASSCLISPADGRILHFGQVKNSEVEQVKGVTYSLENFLGPQKRLGSDSSLSFRDLLLSSSDNDLFHVVVYLAPGDYHCFHSPTDWRVELRRHFPGSLMSVNPGVARLVKELFCLNERVALTGQWQHGFFSLTAVGATNVGSIRVYFDQELQTNAPRYSKGSFHDRSYVAVGDQVLNVGDEGGVALQKGAAVGEFNLGSTIVLLFEAPKDFRFNLQPGQRIRVGEALGSL